TGTCGCTCAACGTCTCTCGTGAGATCCTGCAGCAGGACCGGCAGATCCGGGCCATCCGCCGCCGCCTGACGAAGAAGGTCCTGGCGACCGTCAAGGACATGGCCGCGAAGGAACCCGAGAAGTACACGAAATTCTGGCGCGAGTTCGGCCGGGTCGTCAAGGAAGGTTTGATCTCCGACACCGACAACCGCGACACGCTGCTGGCGATCTCGTCGTTCGACTCGACGGCGAGCGAGGAGGAGCAGACCACGCTCGCCGGCTACGTCGAGCGCATGAAGGACGGCCAGGACGCGATCTACTACCTCACCGGCGAGTCGCGGCAGCTGCTCGAGAGCTCCCCGCACATGGAGGCGTTCCGCGACAAGGGCATCGAGGTGCTGCTCCTGACCGACCCCGTCGACGAGATGTGGGTGACCTCCGTTCCGGAATTCGAGGGCAAGCGCTTCCAGTCGATCGCCAAGGGCGACGTCGACCTCGGTACCGAGGACGAGAAGAAGGCCGCCGAAGCCGAACGCGAGGAGAAGGAGAAGGAGTTCGGCGACCTGCTGTCGTGGATGAAGGAGACCCTCGACGAGCAGGTCAAGGACGTGCGGCTCTCGTCGCGCCTGACGTCCTCCCCGGCGTGCATCGTCGGCGACACCTTCAGCATGTCGCCCGCCCTCGAGCGGATGTACAAGGCGTCCGGTCAGCCGGTGCCGCGGGTCAAGCGGATCCTGGAACTCAACCCCGATCACCCGCTCGTGTCGGGTCTGCGCACGGCCCGGGAACAGCGTCCGGACGACGCCTCGCTCGCCGACGTCGCCGAGCTGCTCCACGGCATGGCGCTGATCGCCGAGGGTGGCGAGGTGGAGGATCCGGCGCGGTTCACCCGCCTGCTCGCCGAGCGTCTCGCCGGAAGCGTGTGAGCCGAGCCTGTCGCCGTAGGCACGCACGCGGATAGGCTCGATGCATGACGCGTGTAGACGGGGTGTTGTTCGATATCGAGGGCGTGCTCGTCACCGAGTGGCAGCCCGTCCCGGGCGCGGCGGATGTCCTGGCACGACTGCGTGCCGACGGCGTCCGCCGCGCCTTCCTCACCAACACCACCTCCCGGACGTGCGCCGAGATCGCGCAGCGGCTCACCGATCTCGGGATGGAGGTGTCGCCGGACGAGATCGTCACCGCGGTGTCCCTCACCGTCGACCACGTCCGGCAGACCTATCCGGGTCTGCGCTGCTGGGTCCTCAACGAGGGCGACATCGCCGCGGATCTCGACGGTCTCGTGCTGGACGAGGACGATCCGGAAGTGGTGATCCTCGGTGGCGCGGGGGATGCCTTCACGCACCGGGCGATGAGTCGCGTCGCCGAACTGATGCTCGAGGACGTTCCGGTGGTCGCGATGCACCGGGCGCTCGCGTGGCAGGCCGCCGACGAGTTGCGCATCGACACCGGGGTCTACCTGGCCGGACTCGAGGAGCTCACCGGCCGGTCGGTGGTGGCGGTGGGCAAGCCGTCGCTGCGCGGCTTCCTCGTCGCGTCGGAGCGGATGGGTGTCGAACCGGATCGGATGGTGGTCGTCGGCGACGACATCGCGGGCGAGGTCGTCCCGGGGCAACGCCTCGGTATGACGGGAATCCTGGTGCGTACCGGAAAGTTTCGGCAATCCGTCCTGGACCTGGCGGTCGATCGTCCCGACCACGTCATCGACTCCGTCGCCGCTCTCCCGGGGCTCCTCGACAGTCTGTGACAGGCGGTCTCGCGTGAGACGCATGTGATCGGTACCCTACCGCCGGGGCGCCGGCCCCCCGTTCGCGCGGGGCGCTCGTTCCCCAGTCCGCGCAGACGCAGCCTTTCGCGAAGAGGCACTCCAGTGCAGAGGAGCCCGTTCTTGTCCATTCGTTCCTTCCGATCCGTTCTCACCGCGCGCCGTTCGTTCCGGGCCGGTGTACTCGTCGCCGTCGGTGTGGCCTCGGCCGCGCTGTTCGGTGGGGGTACCGCCGCAGCGGCGCCGGTGACCTGTGTGTCGCCTCCTTCTGCCAACGACATCCTGGTGTCCGATACCGCCAGCTGCGGCGCCACCGCCGAGGACGCCTTCGCTCGCGCGTATGCCGCCGACAGCGGCACCGCGGTGTCGGTCGCCGAGTCGACCGGTGCCGCCGAAGCCCACGCGACGGGCTTCGGCACGGCGCTCAGTGCAGCCCGTGACGGCGGCCGGTCGTTCGCCTACGCGCTCGGCGGCGGACTGAGCCACTCGTGGGCTCAGGGTCCGGCGACGACCCTGTCGGTGGCCGGCTACGGGTCGGGCGCCACGGCCGACACCACCGGCGTCACGTGCGTCGGAGCCCAGTCGTTCGCGGTCAACACCGCGACGGGACAGTGGTGCGCCGTGGGGGTCGGCTCGACGCCGCGTTGAGCGAGCGCGGCACCGATGATCCGGACGACCGTGTAGTCGGTCTTTCGCGGATTTCGTGACGGGGGTGGCAGGTGCCGGTAGTCTTGCACTCGCCACCCCCGAGTGCTAAAAATGCACTTAGCACTCGCAACACGTGAGTGCCAGGTCGGTAGGGTGAGACCGGGTTTTCGACACCCCTGGTCGTCCGTCGCGGGCACTGCTTCCGGCCGAAGGCGTACATGGAGCGATCCGACGAGCGATCGCTCCGGTGTCACCCCCATACCCGGAGGATCACTTCGCAATGGCCAAGATCATCGCGTTCGACGAAGAGGCCCGTCGCGGCCTCGAGCGGGGCCTCAACAGCCTCGCCGACGCAGTCAAGGTGACGTTGGGCCCCAAGGGTCGCAACGTCGTTCTCGAGAAGAAGTGGGGCGCCCCCACGATCACCAACGATGGTGTGTCCATCGCCAAGGAGATCGAGCTCGAGGATCCGTACGAGAAGATCGGCGCCGAGCTGGTCAAGGAAGTTGCCAAGAAGACCGACGACGTCGCGGGTGACGGCACCACCACCGCTACCGTGCTCGCCCAGGCGCTCGTCCGCGAGGGTCTGCGCAACGTTGCTGCGGGCGCCAACCCCCTCGGCCTGAAGCGCGGCATCGAGAAGGCCGTCGAGGCCGTCACCGCCAAGCTGCTCGACACCGCCAAGGAGGTCGAGACCAAGGAGCAGATCGCCGCCACCGCAGGCATCTCCGCCGGCGACCCCGCGATCGGTGAGCTCATCGCCGAGGCCATCGACAAGGTGGGCAAGGAAGGCGTCATCACCGTCGAGGAGTCCAACACCTTCGGCCTCCAGCTCGAGCTGACCGAGGGCATGCGCTTCGACAAGGGCTACATCTCCCTCTACTTCGCCACCGACGCAGAGCGTCAGGAGGCCGTGCTCGAGGATCCCTACATCCTGCTCGTCAGCTCCAAGATCTCCACGGTCAAGGACCTGCTGCCGCTGCTCGAGAAGGTCATCCAGTCGGGCAAGCCGCTGCTGATCATCGCCGAGGACGTCGAGGGCGAGGCTCTGTCCACTCTGGTCCTCAACAAGATCCGCGGCACCTTCAAGTCGGTCGCCGTCAAGGCTCCGGGCTTCGGTGACCGTCGCAAGGCCCAGCTCGCCGACATCGCCATCCTCACCGGTGGCGAGGTCGTCAGCGAAGAGGTCGGCCTCTCCCTCGAGACCGCCGGCATCGAGCTGCTCGGCCAGGCCCGCAAGGTCGTCGTCACCAAGGACGAGACCACCATCGTCGAGGGCGCGGGCGATCCCGACGCCATCGCCGGTCGCGTCAACCAGATCCGCGCCGAGATCGAGGCGTCGGATTCGGACTACGACCGTGAGAAGCTGCAGGAGCGCCTCGCGAAGCTGGCCGGCGGCGTCGCCGTCATCAAGGCCGGTGCCGCGACCGAGGTCGAGCTCAAGGAGCGCAAGCACCGCATCGAGGACGCCGTCCGCAACGCGAAGGCTGCCGTCGAAGAGGGCATCGTCGCCGGTGGTGGCGTGGCCCTGCTGCAGGCCGCTCCGGTTCTCGACGACCTCAAGCTCGAGGGCGACGAGGCTACGGGTGCCAACATCGTCAAGGTCGCTCTCGAGGCGCCGCTGAAGCAGATCGCCTTCAACGCCGGCCTCGAGCCCGGCGTCGTCGCCGAGAAGGTCCGCAACCTCGAGGCCGGCCACGGCCTCAACGCTGCGACCGGCGACTACGAGGACCTGCTCGAAGCGGGCATCAACGACCCGGTCAAGGTCACCCGCTCGGCGCTGCAGAACGCTGCGTCGATCGCGGCTCTGTTCCTGACGACCGAGGCCGTCGTCGCCGACAAGCCGGAGAAGGCCGCCGCTCCCGTGGGCGACCCGACCGGCGGCATGGGCGGCATGGACTTCTGATCCGCCCCTGCAGGCGGAGAGGACTTCTGATCCGCCCCTGCAGGCGGAGAGGACTTCTGATCCGCCCCTGAGCCACACGAGGCCCGATCCCACTCCGGTGGGGTCGGGCCTCGTGCTGTTCCCCGACGATTCCGGCCTCCGGTACGGAACGATCACATATTCGTTACGAAAGGGGCTCCGCGGACGATGAATGTCACGAAAGTGTCACTTCATCCGGTTCCGGAGGTTCGTGCCGATCCGCAACCGGTCCGAGGTGCGCAGCCAGACGGATCGACGAGGGGAAGAGAATATGCGGTCGTCCTGGTTACGGCGGGTACTGCTCACGGTGGCGATGGGAACGTCGATGGTCCTCGCGGCTCCCGGAGGCGCTCTCGCGCAGTCGGTAGAAGCCGACGATCAGCGACCGGTGGGAGAGCTGACCTCTGTCGAGCACGAGAGCGACCGCACCGTCATCGCGAACGTCTACTCACCGTCGATGGACAAGGTGATCCCCCTCCGGATCCGGACGCCCGCCGACTCGAGCGAACCGCGTCCCACCCTCTACCTGATCAACGGCTCGGGAGGCGGGCAGGGGATCGCCACCTGGGAGAAGCAGACCGACGTCGAGGACTTCTTCTCGGACAAGAACATCAACGTCGTCACGCCGCTCCTCGGCGGCTACAGCTACTACACCGATTGGCGCAACGACGATCCCGCACTCGGCCGCAACATGTGGACGACCTTCCTGACGCACGAACTCCCGCCGGTCATCGACACGGAGTTCGGGACATCGGGACGCAACGCCATTGCGGGAGTGTCGATGTCGGGGACGTCGGTGCTCGGCCTCGCCACGACGGCCCCCGAGCTGTACGAGGCGGTCGGGGCGTACAGCGGATGCGCCGAGACGAGCACGCCGCTGGGGCAGTCCTACGTGCAGGCCGTCGTACGCGTCAAGGGTGGCGACCCCGAGAACATGTGGGGCCCGGTCGGTGATCCGGCCTGGATCGAGAACGATCCCTATCTCCAGGCCGAGAAGCTCCGCGGTATCGACCTGTACATCTCGTCGGGTTCGGGTCTGCCCGGGCAGTACGAGCGGCTCGGGTCGCGGTCGGTGAACAACGACCCGATCGGGCTCGTCGGTCAGGTGGTCGTCGGCGGCAGCATCGAGGCGGCGGTCCACCACTGCACGCAGCGGATGGCCCAGCGGCTCGAGGAACTGGACATCCCCGCCCAGATCGACCTGCGGCCGGCGGGTACGCACTCCTGGGACTATTGGGAGGACGATCTGCGCAACTCGTGGCCGCTTCTGTCGCAGGCGGTCGGACTGTAGCGGTCCCGGATCCACCGGAAATGCCCGATTCGATTGCGGTCGAATCGGGCATCTTCTTTCGGTCGATATTTCTTCGCCGGATCGGTCGATTCGCCGTAAACGGTCACCGAACAGGATGAATCGGGTCGAACGGAAATATCGAATTCAAACGAAAATAAATGGGTACGGACGTTCCGTTTTCTTTCCTTGACGCCGTGAACTGGGCATTTGTGAGCCCGTACAGCCTTCGCCGCGAGTGTGAATGTCATCACATCCGATTTGCGTATTCTCGGCTCGCGCGGGCGCGTCGAATGTGTTGAGAATTGATGCGAGCCCGACGGAATTCCGATCGGAATTCCGGGTAGGCGAAAAGCAATCGGACGAGACCCGTCCGGTATGTGATCGGACGAAGGAGATTCACATGGACGTCATCGAACTCATCGGCTCTGCCCTCGAACTGCTCGGCGGCACCGAACTGCTCGGCACCCTGCTCGAGACCGGCAGTGCCGTTCTCGGCCTCGGCCAGTAGTTCCTGCTGAGCTGAACAGCTGTGCCGCTGCCTCGCAGCGGAATACGACACCCCCGGCGGATCTCCGCCGGGGGTGTCGTCGTCTCGGCCGACCCCGTGACCCGGATCAGTTCTCGGGGATCAGCATCCACAGGGCGAGGTAGAGCAACACGGCGGTGCCGCCCGTGACGAAGGCTGCGAGGATTGCGCCTGCACGCACGAGGTTGAGGTCGACGTTGAAGTACTCGGCCAGTCCGGCGCACACACCACCGAGCATGCGCTGGGACGAGGAGCGGGTGAAGGGACGGGGAGCCTGGTTCTCGAAGTTCATGTATTCATCCTGTCGCCGTAACGGTCTCGGCACATCCGGGAACGGCCCGGATCTTCACCCTGATCTTCGTCTCGGGGTCGGTCGGACGAGCCGGCCCGAACAACGCAGAAATCACGCTGAGGGCAATGCTCGGCGACCGGGGCGCGAGGAGGCAGACTCGACCGTCGGTACTGCCGATCAAAAGGAGATCTCCCGTCATGACCGACGTCGTCCTCGACGAACAGCTCGCCGCATTGCGCCGCAGGTACGGCACCCGGGCCGCCGAGCAGGTGGCCGGACACGGTGGTTCCGGCGCGTGGAACGACGTCATCGCTCTCCAACTGGCGCATCGCTCCGTGCGAAAGTTCCTTCCCGAAGCGGTCTCCGAGGATGATCTGTGCGCGATCGTGGCCGCGGCTTCGTCCGCCGCGAGCTCGAGCAACCTGCAGTTGTGGAGCGTCGTGGCCGTCACCGACCGCGACCGGCTCGCCCGGATCGCGACTTTCGCCGGCAACCAGCCGGCGGTGCGTGACGCTCCACTGCTGCTCGTGTGGGTGGCCGACCTCGCCCGGGCGGCGCGGGTCGCCGAGCAGCACGGCAAGGATCTCGTCAACGTCGACTACGTGGAGTCCGCGCTGCTCGGGGTGGTCGATGCCGCGCTCGCCGCACAGAATGCGGTGCTCGCCGCGGAATCGCTCGGCCTCGGCACCGTCTACATCGGGGCCATCCGCAACCATCCGCGTGACGTGGCCGCAGAACTGGCTCTGCCCGACCACAGTTTCGCTGTGGTCGGGCTGGTGGTGGGCCGTCCCGATCCCGAGGTGGAGTCGGAGGTCAAGCCGCGGTTGGGTCAGGACGTGGTGCTGCATCGCGAGCAGTACTCGACCGAGGAACGGGATGCCGGCCTCGCCGCCTATGAGGAGGAGATCTCCGGCTTCTACCGCGATCAGGGTCTGGCGGAGAGCTGGGTCGAACGTGTACTCGGGCGCTTCGCGTCGCCCGGCGCGCTCGGGAGCAGGGAACAGATGCGGGAAGCTCTGCGGGAGCGCGGTTTCGGTCTGGACTGACCGCAGGGAGGCGTCAGCGGCACACGACCGTCAGGCCGACCCCGCGCCACACCTGACGTTCGACACGATCGAACTCGTTGTCGTCACTGTCGTATTCGTACTCGACCTCGGTCCGGTATCCCCGGTCGCGCTGAGCGGTCACGGTGCAGTCGCCGCCGGCGGAACCGGACCGGTTGACGATCGAGTACGGCACACCCTCCGCGGCGAGCACGGCGACCGCGGCCTGCTCGCTCAAGCCGACCACACCGGGCGCGGGTTGTGCTGTGGCAGCTCCTGTTCCGAGCAGTACTGCGGCGGTGCCGAGCGACAGGACGGCGGCGGTCGCGAGACGGGAGCGGGTGACAAGAGTACGCATGGGTTCCTCCGAAAGGGTGCTGGACCGGACATTTCGATCGTCCGCCGCGACCCGGCCCGAGCACATCCGGGCACGACCCCCATCCCGACCCTGAATTCC
This window of the Rhodococcus pyridinivorans genome carries:
- a CDS encoding HAD-IIA family hydrolase, with product MTRVDGVLFDIEGVLVTEWQPVPGAADVLARLRADGVRRAFLTNTTSRTCAEIAQRLTDLGMEVSPDEIVTAVSLTVDHVRQTYPGLRCWVLNEGDIAADLDGLVLDEDDPEVVILGGAGDAFTHRAMSRVAELMLEDVPVVAMHRALAWQAADELRIDTGVYLAGLEELTGRSVVAVGKPSLRGFLVASERMGVEPDRMVVVGDDIAGEVVPGQRLGMTGILVRTGKFRQSVLDLAVDRPDHVIDSVAALPGLLDSL
- a CDS encoding DUF6764 family protein is translated as MSIRSFRSVLTARRSFRAGVLVAVGVASAALFGGGTAAAAPVTCVSPPSANDILVSDTASCGATAEDAFARAYAADSGTAVSVAESTGAAEAHATGFGTALSAARDGGRSFAYALGGGLSHSWAQGPATTLSVAGYGSGATADTTGVTCVGAQSFAVNTATGQWCAVGVGSTPR
- the groL gene encoding chaperonin GroEL (60 kDa chaperone family; promotes refolding of misfolded polypeptides especially under stressful conditions; forms two stacked rings of heptamers to form a barrel-shaped 14mer; ends can be capped by GroES; misfolded proteins enter the barrel where they are refolded when GroES binds); this translates as MAKIIAFDEEARRGLERGLNSLADAVKVTLGPKGRNVVLEKKWGAPTITNDGVSIAKEIELEDPYEKIGAELVKEVAKKTDDVAGDGTTTATVLAQALVREGLRNVAAGANPLGLKRGIEKAVEAVTAKLLDTAKEVETKEQIAATAGISAGDPAIGELIAEAIDKVGKEGVITVEESNTFGLQLELTEGMRFDKGYISLYFATDAERQEAVLEDPYILLVSSKISTVKDLLPLLEKVIQSGKPLLIIAEDVEGEALSTLVLNKIRGTFKSVAVKAPGFGDRRKAQLADIAILTGGEVVSEEVGLSLETAGIELLGQARKVVVTKDETTIVEGAGDPDAIAGRVNQIRAEIEASDSDYDREKLQERLAKLAGGVAVIKAGAATEVELKERKHRIEDAVRNAKAAVEEGIVAGGGVALLQAAPVLDDLKLEGDEATGANIVKVALEAPLKQIAFNAGLEPGVVAEKVRNLEAGHGLNAATGDYEDLLEAGINDPVKVTRSALQNAASIAALFLTTEAVVADKPEKAAAPVGDPTGGMGGMDF
- a CDS encoding alpha/beta hydrolase encodes the protein MRSSWLRRVLLTVAMGTSMVLAAPGGALAQSVEADDQRPVGELTSVEHESDRTVIANVYSPSMDKVIPLRIRTPADSSEPRPTLYLINGSGGGQGIATWEKQTDVEDFFSDKNINVVTPLLGGYSYYTDWRNDDPALGRNMWTTFLTHELPPVIDTEFGTSGRNAIAGVSMSGTSVLGLATTAPELYEAVGAYSGCAETSTPLGQSYVQAVVRVKGGDPENMWGPVGDPAWIENDPYLQAEKLRGIDLYISSGSGLPGQYERLGSRSVNNDPIGLVGQVVVGGSIEAAVHHCTQRMAQRLEELDIPAQIDLRPAGTHSWDYWEDDLRNSWPLLSQAVGL
- a CDS encoding PspC domain-containing protein; protein product: MNFENQAPRPFTRSSSQRMLGGVCAGLAEYFNVDLNLVRAGAILAAFVTGGTAVLLYLALWMLIPEN
- a CDS encoding NADPH-dependent oxidoreductase; translation: MTDVVLDEQLAALRRRYGTRAAEQVAGHGGSGAWNDVIALQLAHRSVRKFLPEAVSEDDLCAIVAAASSAASSSNLQLWSVVAVTDRDRLARIATFAGNQPAVRDAPLLLVWVADLARAARVAEQHGKDLVNVDYVESALLGVVDAALAAQNAVLAAESLGLGTVYIGAIRNHPRDVAAELALPDHSFAVVGLVVGRPDPEVESEVKPRLGQDVVLHREQYSTEERDAGLAAYEEEISGFYRDQGLAESWVERVLGRFASPGALGSREQMREALRERGFGLD